A single Phoenix dactylifera cultivar Barhee BC4 chromosome 1, palm_55x_up_171113_PBpolish2nd_filt_p, whole genome shotgun sequence DNA region contains:
- the LOC113462987 gene encoding protein FANTASTIC FOUR 2-like, which produces MLTLCKTTVHTLLGFSDHSTERRNPPYSCRNMPSPGADGLRLLAGDTPKPPNIVESSAVGPAGKPPWRTDLRARGLHDLDHGNLRLCTENLGSESCDDGGMGMDEIGGRTTEEDDRRLEARPWGRTRSRRWRAEAKFPPPLPWLVGRDGRRSRFMRVVREDGRIVLSEVRIERPEVLRASRRDGRLRLELVGSPNLQAMISDQEEEEEEEIEEEEAAAAAEEELAAAAAAAQRVKSEGARCVEELGGNGIAPWWSHHFATTA; this is translated from the coding sequence atgCTGACTCTATGCAAGACGACCGTTCATACCTTGCTGGGGTTTTCCGACCACTCCACCGAACGCCGGAATCCTCCCTACAGCTGCCGGAATATGCCCTCCCCCGGCGCCGACGGCCTGCgcctcctcgccggcgacacCCCCAAGCCGCCGAACATCGTCGAGTCCTCTGCCGTTGGCCCCGCAGGGAAGCCACCGTGGCGGACCGACCTTCGTGCCCGCGGCCTCCACGACCTCGATCACGGCAACCTCCGCCTCTGCACTGAAAACCTCGGCTCCGAGAGCTGCGACGACGGTGGGATGGGGATGGACGAGATCGGGGGGCGGACGACGGAGGAGGATGATCGGAGGCTGGAGGCGCGGCCGTGGGGGAGGACGAGGTCGCGGCGGTGGAGGGCGGAGGCGAAGTTCCCACCACCGCTGCCGTGGCTGGTGGGGCGGGACGGGCGGCGGAGCCGGTTCATGCGGGTGGTGCGGGAGGACGGCCGGATCGTGCTCTCCGAAGTCCGGATCGAGCGGCCGGAGGTCCTCCGTGCCTCCCGCCGCGACGGCCGCCTCCGGCTGGAGCTCGTCGGGTCCCCGAATCTCCAGGCGATGATCTCCgatcaagaagaagaggaggaagaagagatcgaagaagaagaggcagcagcggcggcggaggaggagttggcggcggcggcggcggcggcgcagAGGGTGAAGAGCGAGGGGGCGAGGTGCGTGGAAGAGCTGGGCGGTAACGGGATCGCGCCGTGGTGGAGTCACCACTTCGCGACGACGGCGTGA